A region from the Triticum urartu cultivar G1812 chromosome 1, Tu2.1, whole genome shotgun sequence genome encodes:
- the LOC125517290 gene encoding nodulation protein H-like, with amino-acid sequence MLQAKMIVYSSKSSKGTLFPVQSMLVFFIALFGLYACYFSFTQIALENEEEMNGAEERTNVLCKRPSEIPYDQMQYVHFPRPMSYDRGECACTPVRFFVIISMQRSGSGWFETLLNSHPNVSSNGEIFSVRERREDIASILWTLDKLYDLDWRTSAAKNECTAAFGLKWMLNQGLMDYPDEIVDYLIKKGVMVIFLFRRNTLRRLVSVLANDHDKKEKQLNGTHKAHVHSQEEAEILARFKPEVGVSSLIPSMRSAEQSMDACLRRFRATRHMILYYEDLIRDNNALSRVQEFLGLPVRRLSSRHVKIHTSPLPDLVDNWEDVRRTLKPTEFARFLDG; translated from the exons ATGTTGCAAGCAAAAATG ATCGTGTACTCATCTAAAAGCTCAAAGGGAACGTTGTTTCCTGTACAATCAATGCTTGTCTTCTTCATTGCACTATTTGGTTTGTATGCCTGCTACTTCTCCTTCACTCAAATTGCCTTAGAAAATGAAGAAGAAATGAACGGAGCAGAAGAACGAACAAACGTTCTATGCAAAAGACCTTCAGAAATTCCATATGATCAGATGCAGTATGTGCACTTTCCAAGACCTATGAGTTACGACAG GGGAGAATGCGCATGTACCCCGGTCCGTTTCTTCGTCATTATATCTATGCAAAGATCAGGCAGTGGGTGGTTTGAGACTCTGCTCAACAGCCACCCCAATGTGAGCTCAAATGGTGAAATCTTCTCGGTGAGGGAGCGCAGAGAGGATATTGCGTCGATCTTGTGGACTCTTGACAAGCTGTATGATTTGGATTGGCGCACCAGCGCAGCAAAAAATGAATGCACGGCTGCATTTGGATTGAAGTGGATGCTAAATCAG GGTCTTATGGATTATCCAGATGAGATTGTGGATTATTTGATCAAAAAGGGTGTGATGGTGATATTTCTCTTCAGGAGGAATACATTAAGGAGGCTCGTCTCTGTGTTAGCGAACGACCATGACAAAAAGGAGAAGCAGTTGAACGGCACCCACAAAGCGCATGTGCACTCACAAGAGGAG GCTGAGATCCTAGCGAGGTTCAAACCGGAGGTGGGCGTGTCATCTCTGATCCCAAGCATGAGAAGCGCGGAGCAGTCCATGGACGCCTGCCTGCGCCGCTTCCGCGCCACGCGCCACATGATCCTCTACTACGAGGACTTAATCCGCGACAACAAT GCGCTGTCTCGGGTGCAGGAGTTCCTGGGGCTCCCGGTGAGGAGGCTGTCCAGCAGGCACGTCAAGATCCACACCAGCCCACTCCCGGACCTGGTGGACAACTGGGAGGACGTGAGACGCACGCTCAAGCCCACGGAGTTTGCTCGTTTCCTTGACGGCTGA